The genomic window GGTTCAGATCCGTAGGCAGGTCCTATCCAACGCGGCGACACGTGAACCAGCAGCGCGCACCACTCGGCGTGCGCGCTGCGTGGTGCGCTGGCGAAGGTGCGTCAGGCTTTCAAGACCATCGTACTTCCCTCCGCGATCCATCGCAGCCTATGCGTCGCCTAACGTCTGGGCTTCGTCAAGGCTGGCTCGTACCTGGTTCGCCAGCGTTGTCACATGCGGCTGTCGAAGGATGGTGTAATGATCGCCAGGAAGAACCTGTACCTGGACCCCATCAGCGGCGAGCGCGTCCCACCCAAGTGTTTCGCCCGCAGCATCTAACGGTCGGTCGCCTGCGCGGAAGAGCGTCACGCGACCAGGATATGGACGGGGCCGGTAGCTCTGCATTGCCTCCAGGCTTGCCGTAAACACATCAAAATAGGCACTGATGTTGTGTTCGTCGATGTCCGATAGGAGCATGCCCGCGGATCGTGCCTGTTCCAGCACATAGTGGAGGCGCTGCTCTGGCGCAACGGCGGCAACCGCCTCGGCGGACAGGGCCAGATCGGTGCCGAAGGTGCGGCTGAGATCGCCGACAAACCACTGCAGCAGGGTTGTCTGATCAACGGAAGGCGGCGCTTCGAGGGTTGGCGCTTGGCTGTCGAGGAGGGCCAGTAATCCTACCTGGTGGCCCTGCGCGGTCAGGTGGCAGGCCATCTCATAGGCGACCAGCCCGCCAAACGACCAGCCGCCGAGCAGGTAGGGGCCTTCTGGCTGCGCCGCGCGAAGCGCCGCGAGACACGCCGCTGCCATGTCCTCAACCCGCGTATGCGGTGGTTGTTCGTCCGCAAGGCCAGCAGCCTGAACGCCGTAGACGGGCTGATCCGGCCCAAGCAGCCGGGCGAGTTCCAGGTAGCTAAGGACACTTCCGGCAGCTGGATGAGCACAGAAGAACGGCAGCTTGGTGCCGTTGGGCTGCAGGGGGATGAGCGGCGTGTCAAGCGGCGTCGTACGTTGTTGACGTAATGTGCGCGCCAGGTGTTCGACGGTTGGCTCCTGGAACAGGGTTGCGAGTGGGATCTTCTGCCCAAGCTGGACCTGAATCTGGGCCATCAGCCGCACGACGAGCAGCGAGTGTCCGCCTAGCTCGAAGAAGTTATCGCAGATGCCCACGGGTTGCACGCCCAGCAACGCTTCCCAGATGCGGGCAAGCCGTACTTCCAGGGTATCGCGCGGCGCAACAAACGTGCCGGGTGTGTCACTGGAGCGTGTACCTGGCACGGGCAGTGCTGTGCGATCGAGCTTGCCGTTGGGTGTCCTCGGCAGCGCATCGAGGAACACGAAGGCGCTGGGCAGCATGTACGCCGGTAGCCGGGATTGAAGGAAGGTCCGGAGATCTTGAGGAGAACAGCGAACAGAAAACACAGAACAATCGTCTGCTGAATCCCTGTTCTCTGTTCGTTGTTCGTTGTTCTGAACAACGTAAGCGACTAGCCGCTCATCACGCATCAGCACAAGCGCGTCTCGCACGGCCTCATGCTGACGCAGGACGGACTCGATCTCGCCGAGTTCAACGCGAAAGCCCCGGATTTTGATCTGGTGGTCGATGCGTCCAAGAAACGCAATTCTGCCGTCGGGGAGGTAGCGGGCACGATCGCCCGTCCGGTACAGGCGGGAGCCGGGACGGGTGGAGAACGGATCGGGAATGAACCGCTCAGCGGTCAGGCCGGGCCGCTGGTGATAGCCGCGCGCCAACCCCACGCCGCCGATATGGAGCTCGCCGGGAACGCCGATTGGCACCGGCTGGAGCTGCACATCCAGCAGGTAGATCTGCGTGTTGGCGATCGGACGCCCGATGGGCAGCAGATCTCCGTCGCCCGAACCCACCTCCAGCGTCGCGCAGACCGTGGTTTCGGTCGGGCCATAGGCGTTGACGAAGCGCCGCCCCGGTCCCCAGCGGGCGGCAAGCTCCGGCCCGCACGCCTCGCCCGCGACGATCAGCGTCTGCAAGGCGGGCAGCGGTTGTTCGGGAAGTGTCATCAGCACCGAGGGCGGCAGCGTGACATGCGTGATGGCCCGCCGATCGAGAACGTCAGCCAGGTCCGCGCCCACAAGCGGCGTCGCTCGCGGTACGAGCTCAAGCTGTGCGCCCGCCGTCAGCGTCACCGCCACCTCGGCGATCGATGCGTCGAAGCTGAGCGCGGCGAACTGAAGCACCCGACTGTCAGCCATAACGGCAAACGCCTCGCGCTGCGCCCGCGCCAGATTGACCAGCCCGCGATGCGGAATTAGCACGCCTTTAGGCCGTCCCGTCGAGCCGCTGGTGTAGATTACATAGGCCAGGGTGTCAGGATCAAGATTGACGTCCAGGTTGGCCTCGGACTCGCGACTGATGTTGCTGGACTCGGCATCGAGGCAGATGATCCGTCCCTGGAGCGCAGGCAGCCGCTCAGCCAGGTCTGTCAGGGTCAGGAGTATGGCGATCCCGGCATCCTGAAGCATACACTGAATGTGGTCGTGAGGATAGGCGGGATCGAGCGGGACGTAGGCGCCGCCCGCTTTGAGGATCGCCAGCATGCCGACGATCAGCTCCAGGCTGGGTTCGACATACAACCCGACCAGCACCTCGGGACCAACGCCCTGATCCCGCAAGGAGTGGGCAAGCTGGTTCGCCCGCCTGTTCAGCTCGCCATAGGTCAGCGCCACCCGCTCACGGGTACCCGCCTCAAAGACAATCGCCGTCTTGTCGGGCGTGCGTGCGGCCTGCGCCGCGATCACGTGCTGAATCGCTGCCTCACCTGGACACTCGGCTGCCGAATGGTTCCAGTCGATCAGCATCTGCTGACGCTCGGCCCCGGTCAGCAACGGCAGGTGGGTGATCCGCATCTCTGGCTCGGCAACGACACCTTCGAGCAGCGTGACAAAATGCGCGAGAATCCGCTCGATGGTGGGCCGGTCGAACAGGTCGGTGGTATAGACAAACGTGCCGGTCAATATTTCGCCAATCGGCACGATCTCCAAGCTCACGTCGGTCTTCGCCGTTCGCGTTTCGAGATCGACCATGCCAATCTGGAACTCCGACAGGTCGAGCGCCTGTATGGGCGTGTTCTGCATCACGAACATCACCTGGAAGAGCGGATTGTGGCTTAGATCGCGCGCCGGCTGCAGCGCATCGACCAGCACCTCAAAGGGTAGATCCTGGTGATCGTAGGCGTCAAGCGTCGTCTGCCGGACACGATGGAGCAGCGCACGGAACGCGGGATTGCCGGACAGGTCGGTGCGCAGTACCAGTGTGTTGATGAAACAGCCGATCAGCGGCTCAAGCTCACGGCGGTTGCGGTTCGCAATCGGCGTGCCGATCGCAAGATCGTCCTGACCACTGTAGCGGAAGAGCAGCACCTGGAATGCGGTCAGCAGCGTCATGAAGAGCGTGACCTGTTCGCGCTGGCTCAGCGCGACAAGCGCATCGGTGAGCGGCTGCGGCAGCGTAAACGTGATGCTCTTGCCCCGGTTGGACTGCACCGACGGACGCGGATGGTCAGTGGGCAGCTCGAGCAGCGGTACAGGACCACGGCGGTGTTCGTTGCCAAGCTGCTGTTTCCAGTAGCGCAACATCCGCTCCAGCATCTCGCCCTGGAGCCAGCGCCGCTGCCACACTGCATAGTCGGCATACTGGATCGGCAACTCCGGCAGCGACGGCTCCTCGCCTCGAGTAAAGGCGCGGTAGAGCTGCCACAATTCGCCCACCAACACGCCCGTCGACCACCCATCGAAGACGGTGTGATGCGTCGTGAACAGCACCCAAACCTCGGCGTCGTCGAGCTGGATCAGCGTGATTCGCAGCAGCGGGCCGCGTCCAAGGTCGAAGGGTTGCAGCGCTTCTTCGCCAGCCAGATGCCGGGCGGTCGCTTCGCGCTCGTGGGCGGGCAGGCGGCGCAGGTCGATCGAGGACACCTTCATCGGCGCGGGTGGCGCGATGACTTGTATGGGCTGTCCCTCGACGAGCGTGAACGTGGTGCGCAGGATTTCGTGGCGGCCAATCAGTGCATTGAAGCTCCGCTCGAATACGCTGGCGTCGAGGGGTCCGGCGATCCGCAGCATGGAGGGAATGTTGTAGAGCGGGCTGTTGGGCTCCAATTGATCCAGGAACCA from Herpetosiphonaceae bacterium includes these protein-coding regions:
- a CDS encoding amino acid adenylation domain-containing protein, yielding MTTIELLDRLRALNITLWAEGDQLRFKAPKGALTDELRAALAAQKAEVLVLLQGAAVAAQDTPTSIPRIKRDARLPLSFAQQRLWFLDQLEPNSPLYNIPSMLRIAGPLDASVFERSFNALIGRHEILRTTFTLVEGQPIQVIAPPAPMKVSSIDLRRLPAHEREATARHLAGEEALQPFDLGRGPLLRITLIQLDDAEVWVLFTTHHTVFDGWSTGVLVGELWQLYRAFTRGEEPSLPELPIQYADYAVWQRRWLQGEMLERMLRYWKQQLGNEHRRGPVPLLELPTDHPRPSVQSNRGKSITFTLPQPLTDALVALSQREQVTLFMTLLTAFQVLLFRYSGQDDLAIGTPIANRNRRELEPLIGCFINTLVLRTDLSGNPAFRALLHRVRQTTLDAYDHQDLPFEVLVDALQPARDLSHNPLFQVMFVMQNTPIQALDLSEFQIGMVDLETRTAKTDVSLEIVPIGEILTGTFVYTTDLFDRPTIERILAHFVTLLEGVVAEPEMRITHLPLLTGAERQQMLIDWNHSAAECPGEAAIQHVIAAQAARTPDKTAIVFEAGTRERVALTYGELNRRANQLAHSLRDQGVGPEVLVGLYVEPSLELIVGMLAILKAGGAYVPLDPAYPHDHIQCMLQDAGIAILLTLTDLAERLPALQGRIICLDAESSNISRESEANLDVNLDPDTLAYVIYTSGSTGRPKGVLIPHRGLVNLARAQREAFAVMADSRVLQFAALSFDASIAEVAVTLTAGAQLELVPRATPLVGADLADVLDRRAITHVTLPPSVLMTLPEQPLPALQTLIVAGEACGPELAARWGPGRRFVNAYGPTETTVCATLEVGSGDGDLLPIGRPIANTQIYLLDVQLQPVPIGVPGELHIGGVGLARGYHQRPGLTAERFIPDPFSTRPGSRLYRTGDRARYLPDGRIAFLGRIDHQIKIRGFRVELGEIESVLRQHEAVRDALVLMRDERLVAYVVQNNEQRTENRDSADDCSVFSVRCSPQDLRTFLQSRLPAYMLPSAFVFLDALPRTPNGKLDRTALPVPGTRSSDTPGTFVAPRDTLEVRLARIWEALLGVQPVGICDNFFELGGHSLLVVRLMAQIQVQLGQKIPLATLFQEPTVEHLARTLRQQRTTPLDTPLIPLQPNGTKLPFFCAHPAAGSVLSYLELARLLGPDQPVYGVQAAGLADEQPPHTRVEDMAAACLAALRAAQPEGPYLLGGWSFGGLVAYEMACHLTAQGHQVGLLALLDSQAPTLEAPPSVDQTTLLQWFVGDLSRTFGTDLALSAEAVAAVAPEQRLHYVLEQARSAGMLLSDIDEHNISAYFDVFTASLEAMQSYRPRPYPGRVTLFRAGDRPLDAAGETLGWDALAADGVQVQVLPGDHYTILRQPHVTTLANQVRASLDEAQTLGDA